The Rhodothermales bacterium genome includes a region encoding these proteins:
- a CDS encoding family 16 glycosylhydrolase, with product MRVLPLALALLFVAASGAHAQDPPSDEWILVWEEDFAARDAAFDARWDVGTHTFDGNEAQFVAENVVVEDGLLKLRLTDEPAGNRLYSGAELRTDNQTGFFTYGRFEARMKAATGSGIISSLFTFRYQPWQEIDIEFKGRDTNAMQANIFYNGGRAGDPNNEPYEVPPFPEDAPLPYDAAEEFHVYAFEWEPGIIRWFVDGEQVLESQDPAQVPNLPQQLMMNIWITNLPWAGPLDPDAAPAEAQYDWVRVYRRDRGLVFDTFDDGDVSDVFVFSETGGGIGVGPIEDANGVPDRAVNVGINPAGAGSFAGVVFAGDAGVMDASEATALTFQLRPSIQASNLPLTLEINLHEDVNGNNAYDGATEDEYQATYEVTGPSGYVDVSIPLSAFTDDNSVFPGANDGFDYTKLLEIVVAIVGPTGPGYALSFDEFAFAAVTTAAEAQPEPFATAPVVFPNPTRDAATVAFELAAPSDVRVEVFDLLGRRVAEVAADIQAAGMVRLDVSTEGLAPGVYLARVQTETAVTTTRFSVVR from the coding sequence ATGCGCGTCCTCCCTCTCGCCCTCGCTCTGCTCTTCGTCGCGGCCTCCGGCGCGCACGCTCAAGACCCGCCGTCCGACGAGTGGATCCTCGTGTGGGAAGAGGACTTCGCCGCCCGCGATGCCGCGTTCGACGCGCGCTGGGACGTCGGCACGCACACGTTCGACGGCAACGAGGCGCAGTTCGTCGCGGAAAACGTCGTCGTCGAGGACGGGCTGCTGAAGCTCCGCCTCACCGACGAGCCGGCTGGCAACCGGCTCTACAGCGGGGCCGAGCTGCGCACCGACAACCAGACGGGCTTCTTCACGTACGGCCGCTTCGAGGCCCGGATGAAAGCGGCCACGGGGTCGGGCATCATCTCGTCGCTCTTCACCTTCCGCTACCAGCCGTGGCAGGAGATCGACATCGAGTTCAAGGGGCGCGACACGAACGCGATGCAGGCGAACATCTTCTACAACGGGGGCCGCGCGGGCGACCCGAACAACGAGCCCTACGAGGTGCCGCCGTTCCCCGAAGACGCGCCGCTGCCGTACGACGCCGCGGAGGAGTTCCACGTCTACGCCTTCGAGTGGGAGCCCGGCATCATCCGCTGGTTCGTCGACGGCGAGCAGGTGCTGGAGAGCCAAGACCCGGCGCAGGTCCCGAATCTCCCGCAGCAGCTCATGATGAACATCTGGATCACCAACCTCCCGTGGGCCGGCCCGCTCGACCCCGACGCCGCCCCCGCCGAGGCGCAGTACGACTGGGTCCGCGTCTACCGCCGCGACCGCGGCCTCGTCTTCGACACGTTCGACGACGGCGACGTGAGCGACGTCTTCGTCTTCAGCGAGACGGGCGGCGGCATTGGCGTCGGCCCGATCGAGGACGCGAACGGCGTGCCCGACCGGGCGGTCAACGTCGGCATCAATCCGGCCGGGGCGGGGTCGTTCGCCGGGGTCGTCTTCGCGGGCGATGCCGGGGTGATGGACGCCAGCGAGGCGACCGCGCTCACGTTCCAGCTTCGCCCGTCCATCCAGGCGAGCAACCTCCCGCTCACACTCGAGATCAACCTCCACGAGGACGTGAACGGCAACAACGCCTACGACGGCGCGACCGAGGACGAGTACCAGGCGACTTACGAAGTCACCGGCCCGTCGGGCTACGTCGACGTATCGATCCCGCTCTCGGCGTTCACCGACGACAACTCGGTCTTCCCCGGCGCCAATGACGGGTTCGACTACACGAAGCTGTTGGAGATCGTCGTCGCCATCGTCGGACCGACGGGGCCGGGCTACGCGCTCTCGTTCGACGAGTTCGCCTTCGCCGCCGTGACGACGGCGGCCGAAGCGCAACCCGAGCCCTTCGCCACCGCGCCGGTCGTCTTCCCGAACCCGACGCGAGACGCGGCCACGGTCGCCTTCGAGCTCGCGGCGCCCTCCGATGTCCGTGTGGAGGTGTTCGACCTGTTGGGCCGTCGCGTGGCCGAGGTCGCAGCGGATATTCAAGCGGCGGGGATGGTCCGCCTCGATGTGTCCACGGAGGGCTTAGCGCCGGGCGTCTACCTCGCCCGCGTGCAAACGGAGACGGCGGTGACCACGACGCGCTTCTCAGTCGTGCGATAA